A DNA window from Mus caroli chromosome 8, CAROLI_EIJ_v1.1, whole genome shotgun sequence contains the following coding sequences:
- the Zdhhc1 gene encoding probable palmitoyltransferase ZDHHC1 isoform X1, with product MNICNKPSNKTAPEKSVWTAPSQDSGPSPELQGQRSRRNGWSWPPHPLQIVAWLLYLFFAVIGFGVLVPLLPHHWVPAGYACMGAIFAGHLVVHLTAVSIDPADANVRDKSYSGPLPIFNRSQHAHVIEDLHCNLCDVDVSARSKHCSACNKCVCGFDHHCKWLNNCVGERNYRLFLHSVASALLGVLLLVLVATYVFVEFFVNPMRLRTNQHFEVLKNHTDVWFVFLPAAPVETQAPAILALAALLILLGLLSTALLGHLLCFHIYLMWHKLTTYEYIVQHRPAQEAKETHKELESCPRKVRSIQEMEFYMRTFSHVRPEPSGQARTAALNANPSQFLATQGQVEPPLPSSSDTLALPPRIQPQKKRKRRVYRLPRSGVLDRELPLPRLRETGTPSRHSSSSSDSTSASPVHAGDSAGAYYSASAESMEEIPVAQTRLGSAALGAPGARGRESGLALQARSPAVFVSPSSGEPGTPGGGDGLP from the exons ATGAACATCTGCAACAAACCCTCCAACAAGACAGCCCCTGAGAAGAGTGTGTGGACAGCGCCCTCACAGGACAGTGGGCCTTCTCCAGAACTGCAGGGCCAGCGCTCTCGACGGAATGGATGGAGCTGGCCGCCCCACCCGCTCCAGATTGTTGCCTGGCTGCTCTACCTCTTCTTCGCGGTGATTGGCTTTGGGGTCCTTGTTCCCCTCTTGCCTCACCACTGGGTGCCTGCTGGCTATGCT TGCATGGGGGCCATCTTTGCTGGCCACCTTGTGGTGCACCTGACTGCTGTCTCCATCGATCCAGCAGATGCCAATGTGCGGGACAAGAGCTACTCTGGGCCCCTGCCCATCTTCAACCGCAGCCAGCATGCGCATGTCATTGAAGACCTGCACTGCAACCTATGCGACGTGGACGT GAGTGCGCGATCCAAACACTGCAGCGCCTGCAATAAGTGCGTATGCGGCTTCGATCACCATTGCAAGTGGCTCAACAACTGCGTGGGCGAGAGGAACTATCG GCTCTTTCTACACAGTGTGGCGTCTGCTTTATTGGGTGTTCTGCTCCTGGTGCTGGTGGCCACTTATGTCTTCGTGGAGTTCTTTGTCAACCCCATGCGGCTTCGTACCAACCAACACTTTGAAG TCTTGAAGAACCACACGGATGTGTGGTTTGTGTTCTTGCCTGCTGCCCCTGTGGAGACCCAGGCTCCTGCCATCCTGGCCCTGGCTGCCCTGCTCATCCTTCTGGGCCTGCTTTCTACAGCCCTGCTTGGCCACCTGCTCTGCTTCCACATTTATCTAA TGTGGCACAAGCTCACCACCTATGAATACATCGTGCAGCACCGTCCAgctcaggaagcaaaggagaCCCACAAGGAGCTGGAGTCATGTCCCCGCAAGGTGCGGTCCATTCAG GAGATGGAGTTCTACATGAGGACCTTCAGCCATGTGCGTCCAGAGCCCTCTGGCCAGGCTAGGACAGCAGCATTAAATGCCAA TCCTTCCCAGTTTCTTGCCACCCAAGGCCAAGTGGAACCACCACTACCCTCCTCCTCAGACACACTGGCTCTGCCTCCACGGATCCAACCCCAG AAAAAGAGGAAGCGGCGTGTGTATAGATTGCCCAGGTCTGGGGTCTTGGACCGAGAGCTCCCACTGCCCAGGTTACGGG AGACTGGGACTCCTAGCCGCCACTCCAGCTCTTCATCTGATTCCACCAGTGCCAGCCCAGTGCATGCTGGGGACTCTGCAGGCGCCTACTACTCGGCATCAGCTGAGTCCATGGAAGAGATTCCAGTGGCCCAGACGCGCCTGGGCAGTGCGGCACTGGGCGCCCCAGGAGCCAGGGGCCGAGAGTCTGGGCTGGCTCTACAGGCACGTTCGCCTGCTGTTTTTGTGAGCCCGAGCAGTGGCGAGCCCGGAACACCTGGAGGCGGCGACGGCCTGCCTTAG
- the Zdhhc1 gene encoding probable palmitoyltransferase ZDHHC1 isoform X2 produces the protein MNICNKPSNKTAPEKSVWTAPSQDSGPSPELQGQRSRRNGWSWPPHPLQIVAWLLYLFFAVIGFGVLVPLLPHHWVPAGYACMGAIFAGHLVVHLTAVSIDPADANVRDKSYSGPLPIFNRSQHAHVIEDLHCNLCDVDVSARSKHCSACNKCVCGFDHHCKWLNNCVGERNYRLFLHSVASALLGVLLLVLVATYVFVEFFVNPMRLRTNQHFEVLKNHTDVWFVFLPAAPVETQAPAILALAALLILLGLLSTALLGHLLCFHIYLMWHKLTTYEYIVQHRPAQEAKETHKELESCPRKEMEFYMRTFSHVRPEPSGQARTAALNANPSQFLATQGQVEPPLPSSSDTLALPPRIQPQKKRKRRVYRLPRSGVLDRELPLPRLRETGTPSRHSSSSSDSTSASPVHAGDSAGAYYSASAESMEEIPVAQTRLGSAALGAPGARGRESGLALQARSPAVFVSPSSGEPGTPGGGDGLP, from the exons ATGAACATCTGCAACAAACCCTCCAACAAGACAGCCCCTGAGAAGAGTGTGTGGACAGCGCCCTCACAGGACAGTGGGCCTTCTCCAGAACTGCAGGGCCAGCGCTCTCGACGGAATGGATGGAGCTGGCCGCCCCACCCGCTCCAGATTGTTGCCTGGCTGCTCTACCTCTTCTTCGCGGTGATTGGCTTTGGGGTCCTTGTTCCCCTCTTGCCTCACCACTGGGTGCCTGCTGGCTATGCT TGCATGGGGGCCATCTTTGCTGGCCACCTTGTGGTGCACCTGACTGCTGTCTCCATCGATCCAGCAGATGCCAATGTGCGGGACAAGAGCTACTCTGGGCCCCTGCCCATCTTCAACCGCAGCCAGCATGCGCATGTCATTGAAGACCTGCACTGCAACCTATGCGACGTGGACGT GAGTGCGCGATCCAAACACTGCAGCGCCTGCAATAAGTGCGTATGCGGCTTCGATCACCATTGCAAGTGGCTCAACAACTGCGTGGGCGAGAGGAACTATCG GCTCTTTCTACACAGTGTGGCGTCTGCTTTATTGGGTGTTCTGCTCCTGGTGCTGGTGGCCACTTATGTCTTCGTGGAGTTCTTTGTCAACCCCATGCGGCTTCGTACCAACCAACACTTTGAAG TCTTGAAGAACCACACGGATGTGTGGTTTGTGTTCTTGCCTGCTGCCCCTGTGGAGACCCAGGCTCCTGCCATCCTGGCCCTGGCTGCCCTGCTCATCCTTCTGGGCCTGCTTTCTACAGCCCTGCTTGGCCACCTGCTCTGCTTCCACATTTATCTAA TGTGGCACAAGCTCACCACCTATGAATACATCGTGCAGCACCGTCCAgctcaggaagcaaaggagaCCCACAAGGAGCTGGAGTCATGTCCCCGCAAG GAGATGGAGTTCTACATGAGGACCTTCAGCCATGTGCGTCCAGAGCCCTCTGGCCAGGCTAGGACAGCAGCATTAAATGCCAA TCCTTCCCAGTTTCTTGCCACCCAAGGCCAAGTGGAACCACCACTACCCTCCTCCTCAGACACACTGGCTCTGCCTCCACGGATCCAACCCCAG AAAAAGAGGAAGCGGCGTGTGTATAGATTGCCCAGGTCTGGGGTCTTGGACCGAGAGCTCCCACTGCCCAGGTTACGGG AGACTGGGACTCCTAGCCGCCACTCCAGCTCTTCATCTGATTCCACCAGTGCCAGCCCAGTGCATGCTGGGGACTCTGCAGGCGCCTACTACTCGGCATCAGCTGAGTCCATGGAAGAGATTCCAGTGGCCCAGACGCGCCTGGGCAGTGCGGCACTGGGCGCCCCAGGAGCCAGGGGCCGAGAGTCTGGGCTGGCTCTACAGGCACGTTCGCCTGCTGTTTTTGTGAGCCCGAGCAGTGGCGAGCCCGGAACACCTGGAGGCGGCGACGGCCTGCCTTAG
- the Zdhhc1 gene encoding probable palmitoyltransferase ZDHHC1 isoform X3: MNICNKPSNKTAPEKSVWTAPSQDSGPSPELQGQRSRRNGWSWPPHPLQIVAWLLYLFFAVIGFGVLVPLLPHHWVPAGYACMGAIFAGHLVVHLTAVSIDPADANVRDKSYSGPLPIFNRSQHAHVIEDLHCNLCDVDVSARSKHCSACNKCVCGFDHHCKWLNNCVGERNYRLFLHSVASALLGVLLLVLVATYVFVEFFVNPMRLRTNQHFEVLKNHTDVWFVFLPAAPVETQAPAILALAALLILLGLLSTALLGHLLCFHIYLMWHKLTTYEYIVQHRPAQEAKETHKELESCPRKVRSIQEMEFYMRTFSHVRPEPSGQARTAALNAKKRGSGVCIDCPGLGSWTESSHCPGYGRLGLLAATPALHLIPPVPAQCMLGTLQAPTTRHQLSPWKRFQWPRRAWAVRHWAPQEPGAESLGWLYRHVRLLFL; encoded by the exons ATGAACATCTGCAACAAACCCTCCAACAAGACAGCCCCTGAGAAGAGTGTGTGGACAGCGCCCTCACAGGACAGTGGGCCTTCTCCAGAACTGCAGGGCCAGCGCTCTCGACGGAATGGATGGAGCTGGCCGCCCCACCCGCTCCAGATTGTTGCCTGGCTGCTCTACCTCTTCTTCGCGGTGATTGGCTTTGGGGTCCTTGTTCCCCTCTTGCCTCACCACTGGGTGCCTGCTGGCTATGCT TGCATGGGGGCCATCTTTGCTGGCCACCTTGTGGTGCACCTGACTGCTGTCTCCATCGATCCAGCAGATGCCAATGTGCGGGACAAGAGCTACTCTGGGCCCCTGCCCATCTTCAACCGCAGCCAGCATGCGCATGTCATTGAAGACCTGCACTGCAACCTATGCGACGTGGACGT GAGTGCGCGATCCAAACACTGCAGCGCCTGCAATAAGTGCGTATGCGGCTTCGATCACCATTGCAAGTGGCTCAACAACTGCGTGGGCGAGAGGAACTATCG GCTCTTTCTACACAGTGTGGCGTCTGCTTTATTGGGTGTTCTGCTCCTGGTGCTGGTGGCCACTTATGTCTTCGTGGAGTTCTTTGTCAACCCCATGCGGCTTCGTACCAACCAACACTTTGAAG TCTTGAAGAACCACACGGATGTGTGGTTTGTGTTCTTGCCTGCTGCCCCTGTGGAGACCCAGGCTCCTGCCATCCTGGCCCTGGCTGCCCTGCTCATCCTTCTGGGCCTGCTTTCTACAGCCCTGCTTGGCCACCTGCTCTGCTTCCACATTTATCTAA TGTGGCACAAGCTCACCACCTATGAATACATCGTGCAGCACCGTCCAgctcaggaagcaaaggagaCCCACAAGGAGCTGGAGTCATGTCCCCGCAAGGTGCGGTCCATTCAG GAGATGGAGTTCTACATGAGGACCTTCAGCCATGTGCGTCCAGAGCCCTCTGGCCAGGCTAGGACAGCAGCATTAAATGCCAA AAAAAGAGGAAGCGGCGTGTGTATAGATTGCCCAGGTCTGGGGTCTTGGACCGAGAGCTCCCACTGCCCAGGTTACGGG AGACTGGGACTCCTAGCCGCCACTCCAGCTCTTCATCTGATTCCACCAGTGCCAGCCCAGTGCATGCTGGGGACTCTGCAGGCGCCTACTACTCGGCATCAGCTGAGTCCATGGAAGAGATTCCAGTGGCCCAGACGCGCCTGGGCAGTGCGGCACTGGGCGCCCCAGGAGCCAGGGGCCGAGAGTCTGGGCTGGCTCTACAGGCACGTTCGCCTGCTGTTTTTGTGA